A portion of the Microlunatus phosphovorus NM-1 genome contains these proteins:
- a CDS encoding general stress protein, translated as MSFQRPQPGSLFELQFPQSVGIFNSYADAQKAVDYLADERFPVQNLAIVGTDLKSVERVLGRKSWSTVLSQGVSSGISTGLLVGIVMLIFANPPSVALMLVTCLAIGIAIGLTFAAVGYAMTRGKRDFTSVTQTVATKYEVLCEHKVAVQAREMLQQRPGGRAAAFE; from the coding sequence ATGTCCTTCCAGCGTCCGCAGCCCGGTTCGCTGTTCGAGTTGCAGTTTCCCCAGTCGGTGGGCATCTTCAACAGCTACGCCGACGCCCAGAAGGCGGTGGACTACTTGGCCGACGAGCGCTTTCCGGTGCAGAACCTGGCGATCGTCGGGACCGACCTGAAGTCTGTGGAGCGGGTGCTCGGCCGTAAGTCCTGGAGCACCGTGCTGTCTCAAGGCGTCTCCTCGGGCATCTCGACCGGTCTGTTGGTCGGCATCGTGATGTTGATCTTCGCCAACCCGCCGAGCGTGGCGCTGATGCTGGTGACCTGTCTGGCGATCGGCATCGCCATCGGGCTCACCTTCGCCGCCGTCGGCTACGCCATGACCCGGGGCAAGCGCGACTTCACCTCCGTGACCCAGACGGTGGCCACCAAATACGAGGTGCTCTGCGAGCACAAGGTCGCGGTCCAGGCTCGGGAGATGCTGCAGCAGCGTCCGGGTGGCCGCGCCGCCGCCTTCGAGTGA
- the dacB gene encoding D-alanyl-D-alanine carboxypeptidase/D-alanyl-D-alanine endopeptidase, giving the protein MTITPRSLVAAVAAGLMITSAALVAPPQQLPQAAAAPVSDPALAKKLTTLMKDSRITKGKTAVAVLDAATGSELYQRKGSQATIPASNTKIVTAAAAMHTLGPDYRFQTQVIKRAKVTGSTLNGRLYLKGYGDPTARQSDYASLAKQVRAAGIKTVTGKLVVDATYFDSVRYNPAWRTSYADAYYAAPISALTLAPNADYDSGTVIITYRAGAVGKKAKITTTPAAAKSYLSIKNLTKTGAKGSSWTVGVGRSYGSGTITVRGRVPSGGSGSALISVNRPDLYAAAIFRAELKKAGVSVKGGTTVLATPDGKRTVLATDHSMRLKDLLVPFMKLSNNMHAEALTKAMGAKRSGAVGTWTNGLAATRAYLTLRKVPMTGVSLSDGSGLTRANTLTPRALGTLLVAVQSEPWFPAFKASLPVAGNTNRMVGGTLRYRMNGTRAENNAWAKTGSLTGVTALSGYVKGRDGHLYVFSMLSNYTQSSPRPVEDKLVVTLAGWRR; this is encoded by the coding sequence ATGACCATCACCCCCCGTTCGCTCGTCGCCGCGGTTGCGGCCGGGCTGATGATCACCAGTGCCGCACTCGTGGCCCCGCCCCAGCAGCTTCCCCAGGCAGCTGCAGCACCGGTGAGCGATCCGGCGCTGGCCAAGAAGCTCACGACCTTGATGAAGGACTCCCGGATCACCAAGGGCAAGACTGCGGTGGCCGTGCTCGACGCTGCGACGGGCAGTGAGCTCTATCAACGCAAGGGCAGCCAGGCCACCATCCCAGCGTCGAACACGAAGATCGTCACCGCCGCGGCGGCGATGCACACCCTGGGTCCGGACTATCGGTTCCAGACCCAGGTGATCAAGCGGGCCAAGGTCACCGGCAGCACCCTGAACGGTCGGCTCTATCTCAAGGGATACGGGGATCCCACGGCCCGGCAGAGCGACTATGCCTCGTTGGCCAAGCAGGTCCGGGCTGCCGGGATCAAGACCGTGACCGGCAAGCTGGTCGTCGACGCGACGTACTTCGACAGTGTTCGCTACAACCCGGCCTGGCGCACCAGCTATGCCGACGCGTACTACGCCGCGCCGATCTCGGCCCTGACATTGGCGCCGAACGCCGACTACGACTCCGGCACGGTGATCATCACGTATCGCGCCGGCGCGGTCGGCAAGAAGGCCAAGATCACCACGACACCGGCGGCGGCGAAGTCGTACCTGTCGATCAAGAACCTCACCAAGACCGGCGCGAAGGGCTCATCGTGGACCGTGGGCGTCGGCCGATCGTACGGGTCGGGCACCATCACCGTGCGTGGCCGGGTGCCCAGCGGAGGCTCCGGCAGTGCGCTGATCAGTGTCAACCGGCCCGACCTGTACGCGGCGGCGATCTTCCGGGCGGAATTGAAGAAGGCGGGCGTCTCGGTGAAGGGCGGTACGACAGTGCTCGCCACGCCGGACGGCAAGCGCACGGTGCTCGCGACCGACCACTCGATGCGGCTGAAGGACCTGCTGGTGCCGTTCATGAAGCTGTCCAACAACATGCATGCCGAGGCGCTGACCAAGGCGATGGGTGCCAAGCGTTCCGGTGCGGTCGGCACCTGGACGAACGGGCTGGCGGCGACCCGGGCGTACCTGACCCTGCGGAAAGTGCCGATGACCGGCGTGTCGCTCTCCGACGGATCCGGGCTGACCCGGGCCAACACGCTGACTCCGCGGGCTCTCGGGACACTGCTGGTTGCGGTTCAGTCCGAGCCGTGGTTCCCGGCCTTCAAGGCGTCGCTGCCGGTGGCCGGCAACACCAACCGGATGGTCGGCGGCACGCTGCGCTATCGGATGAACGGCACTCGGGCAGAGAACAACGCGTGGGCGAAGACCGGTTCGCTGACCGGGGTGACGGCGCTCAGCGGATATGTCAAGGGTCGAGACGGGCACCTGTATGTCTTCTCGATGCTCAGCAACTACACCCAGAGTTCGCCGCGGCCGGTCGAGGACAAGCTGGTCGTCACGCTGGCCGGTTGGCGCCGCTGA
- a CDS encoding LuxR C-terminal-related transcriptional regulator produces MGRSGMRWLPDPGERIEAPGEGSRAEIETWLRTVVDGVIAAPLHRGDSVLVEGPPGIGKSHLCRAVVAAARAGGSWVLSARAQERHRRVSFAVIHELVGPSEAADPAEIALERVDARCALGPVVCWVDDAHQADAASLRVLRRLVWAARDLPLMMLISARSYPRSEGVELLTGQVRCRVTLPAMDTVMVGGLVRRLTGRAPGPRLSAHLQGSGGNPLFATEMVNALEAGGLLDRAGAGTIELVGDPPPNTDGLAALVRGHLSQLDESVTELLGAMTVLGSGASLEDLGAMSYLSSASRWTAADRAVRSGLAVWSDVKSLDFSHELYREAAYAQLEEVDRVALHRRAAELLRDRGAPAAVVAEHLARSADDRVRGGAGQAELARALRSAAEESSAHAPAVTADLLGDLQIVVDGSEAGYDRLTVERATALQRSGQHQAAERLAEAQLAVSQDPQCRQELHELRIRSQLDRGETSAALDSIDRLLAGRLPPAAARQLRALRCWVTAMAGQWREAEQTATALLGESAAEERRQIESSVLTLLSCAAHLRGRSDQASVLIERQLQLLAGDDSGVRARRSALVWPPVFELAARGVGPAAEAVTRCREASADVGARWLDPYHCFVSASVAILAGEWDDASAELDAGLEMTEEIGSGWISTAIGQRAYLEAHRGRLTDARQRLRLFEERTLPLQFGADDPGWAELAVLEVTPALPEAVSLAHRLWAAAEEISPAWMLSLAPDVARVALTGGDLGLCERMASRLAGLDVSGCPAVAPVVDQLVGMCRADAELLTAAARAFEGYGVHLLATYAWEEAACVAARTSRPDLAREPLERAVSGYQHMGAIPDRDRVLGRVRRLGLRRGPRSKHRTVDFGPDSLTATELRVARLVRAGRTNPQIASQLWLSPRTVQTHVSHILAKLGLRSRADLTGVNLPD; encoded by the coding sequence ATGGGAAGATCCGGTATGCGCTGGCTCCCGGACCCCGGTGAGCGGATCGAGGCGCCGGGGGAAGGCTCGCGGGCCGAGATCGAGACCTGGCTGCGCACGGTGGTCGACGGGGTGATCGCTGCTCCCCTTCATCGGGGCGACTCGGTGCTGGTCGAGGGTCCGCCGGGGATCGGCAAGTCCCATCTGTGCCGCGCCGTGGTCGCTGCCGCCCGGGCCGGTGGGTCCTGGGTGCTGAGCGCCCGAGCCCAGGAACGGCATCGCCGGGTCAGCTTCGCCGTCATCCACGAGCTGGTCGGTCCCAGCGAGGCCGCCGACCCGGCCGAGATCGCCCTCGAGCGGGTGGACGCTCGGTGCGCGTTGGGCCCGGTCGTCTGCTGGGTCGACGATGCGCATCAGGCCGACGCGGCCTCGCTGCGAGTGTTGCGCCGACTGGTCTGGGCGGCCCGAGATCTGCCGCTGATGATGCTCATTTCAGCGCGCAGCTATCCGCGGTCGGAGGGTGTCGAGCTGCTCACCGGACAGGTCCGGTGCCGAGTGACCTTGCCGGCGATGGACACCGTCATGGTCGGTGGGCTGGTCCGGCGGCTCACCGGGCGAGCGCCGGGACCTCGGCTGTCGGCGCATCTGCAGGGATCTGGCGGGAATCCGCTGTTCGCGACCGAGATGGTGAACGCGCTCGAGGCCGGCGGCCTTCTGGACCGGGCCGGTGCGGGCACCATCGAGCTGGTGGGGGACCCGCCGCCGAACACCGACGGTCTTGCGGCGCTGGTACGCGGCCATCTCAGCCAGTTGGACGAGTCGGTCACCGAGTTGCTGGGTGCGATGACCGTGCTGGGCAGCGGCGCCTCGCTGGAGGATCTCGGCGCCATGTCGTATCTGTCGAGCGCCTCGCGGTGGACGGCCGCCGACCGGGCCGTGCGCTCTGGGCTGGCGGTCTGGAGCGATGTCAAATCCCTGGACTTCAGTCACGAGCTGTACCGCGAGGCCGCGTACGCGCAGCTCGAGGAGGTCGACCGCGTGGCGCTGCATCGCCGGGCGGCCGAGCTGTTGCGCGACCGAGGGGCACCGGCTGCGGTGGTGGCCGAGCATCTGGCGCGCTCGGCGGACGATCGGGTACGGGGCGGGGCCGGCCAGGCCGAGCTTGCCCGCGCGCTCCGATCGGCCGCCGAGGAGTCCAGCGCGCACGCTCCGGCGGTGACCGCGGACCTGCTCGGTGACCTGCAGATCGTCGTCGACGGGTCCGAGGCGGGTTACGACCGGCTCACGGTCGAGCGGGCGACCGCCCTTCAACGGTCCGGGCAGCATCAGGCCGCGGAACGGTTGGCCGAGGCGCAGCTTGCCGTCAGTCAGGACCCACAGTGCCGGCAGGAGCTGCACGAGCTGCGGATCCGTTCCCAGCTCGATCGCGGCGAGACCAGTGCGGCGCTGGACTCGATCGACCGGCTGCTGGCCGGCCGGCTCCCACCGGCCGCCGCTCGCCAGCTCCGAGCACTGCGGTGCTGGGTGACCGCGATGGCAGGCCAGTGGCGGGAGGCCGAGCAGACCGCCACCGCGCTGCTCGGGGAGTCGGCGGCGGAGGAGCGACGACAGATCGAGTCAAGCGTGCTGACCTTGCTGAGCTGCGCCGCGCACCTGCGGGGGCGGTCCGACCAGGCCTCCGTGCTGATCGAGCGGCAGCTACAGCTGCTGGCCGGCGACGACAGCGGCGTCCGGGCGCGGCGCAGTGCGTTGGTCTGGCCTCCGGTGTTCGAGCTGGCTGCCCGCGGGGTGGGGCCGGCGGCCGAAGCAGTGACGCGCTGCCGCGAAGCCTCCGCCGACGTGGGAGCCCGCTGGCTGGATCCGTACCACTGCTTCGTGTCGGCCAGCGTCGCGATCCTGGCCGGGGAGTGGGACGACGCATCGGCGGAGCTCGATGCTGGACTGGAGATGACGGAGGAGATCGGCAGCGGATGGATCTCCACGGCGATTGGTCAGCGGGCCTACCTGGAGGCGCACCGTGGTCGGCTGACGGACGCCCGGCAGCGACTGCGGCTGTTCGAGGAGCGGACCTTGCCGCTGCAGTTCGGTGCCGACGACCCCGGCTGGGCGGAACTCGCCGTCCTGGAGGTGACACCGGCGCTGCCAGAGGCAGTCTCTCTGGCACATCGACTCTGGGCAGCCGCCGAGGAGATCAGCCCGGCTTGGATGCTCTCACTCGCCCCCGATGTGGCGCGGGTCGCGCTGACCGGCGGGGACCTCGGGCTCTGCGAGCGGATGGCTTCTCGGCTCGCTGGCCTGGATGTGTCCGGCTGTCCCGCCGTCGCTCCCGTGGTGGATCAGCTGGTCGGCATGTGCCGAGCCGATGCCGAGCTGCTCACTGCCGCGGCGCGGGCTTTCGAGGGCTACGGCGTGCACCTGCTGGCGACCTATGCCTGGGAGGAGGCGGCGTGTGTGGCGGCGAGGACCAGCCGCCCCGACCTGGCTCGCGAGCCGTTGGAACGGGCGGTTTCCGGCTACCAACACATGGGGGCGATCCCCGACCGGGACCGGGTGCTCGGTCGGGTCCGCCGCCTGGGGCTGCGCCGAGGGCCACGCAGCAAGCACCGTACGGTCGATTTCGGACCGGACAGTCTGACCGCCACCGAGCTCCGGGTGGCACGACTGGTCCGCGCCGGCCGGACCAATCCCCAGATCGCCAGCCAGCTGTGGTTGTCGCCGCGGACGGTGCAGACCCACGTCTCACACATCCTGGCCAAGCTCGGTCTACGGTCTCGGGCCGACTTGACCGGCGTCAACCTGCCCGACTGA
- a CDS encoding DUF6790 family protein yields MVDLIGLLIAGYFVTLPVLGMLVALVLIAIGPKPITAARVYETLLRQFLLFGIGLAYVVNFIFHSFFGELAASLIGWEDSPFQFEVGVASLGFGLVGFFAISRDTAVRFAALLGPAAFVWGAAVGHIIQIVTAGNHSPGNAGFMLYADILLPFISFVLLWLAARHPLPEGQDAPDGVGGTADLRPRVSHGSPRR; encoded by the coding sequence ATGGTCGACTTGATCGGATTGCTGATTGCCGGATACTTCGTCACCTTGCCGGTGCTGGGCATGCTGGTCGCCCTGGTCTTGATCGCGATCGGTCCCAAACCGATCACCGCCGCGCGGGTGTACGAGACCCTGCTGCGCCAGTTCCTGCTGTTCGGGATCGGGCTGGCCTACGTCGTCAACTTCATCTTCCACAGCTTCTTCGGCGAGCTGGCTGCCTCGCTGATCGGCTGGGAGGACAGTCCCTTCCAGTTCGAGGTCGGGGTCGCCAGCCTGGGCTTCGGGCTGGTCGGCTTCTTCGCCATCAGCCGTGACACCGCCGTCCGGTTCGCCGCGCTGCTCGGTCCGGCAGCATTCGTCTGGGGTGCCGCAGTCGGGCATATCATCCAGATCGTCACCGCCGGCAACCACTCACCCGGAAACGCAGGGTTCATGCTGTACGCCGACATCCTCTTGCCGTTCATCAGCTTCGTGCTGCTCTGGCTGGCCGCCCGCCACCCGTTGCCAGAGGGCCAGGACGCACCGGATGGAGTGGGTGGCACCGCGGATCTGCGGCCGCGCGTCAGCCACGGGAGCCCCCGGCGGTGA
- a CDS encoding FG-GAP repeat domain-containing protein, giving the protein MTGCLARWLSLVISTALILGLLVATSSEADAKPRKPKPSTPPLTATPLTCPNSDPDQDYLCSIGPTYTLPGLTDLNGWTESERSILYGDLDGDGVDEMVARGRTGLEVYRFDATFGQWSQVRIDTTILSDHDGWGDPMYGSTIQLGDVDGNGKAEVVARSAAGLVVAAYAWDQATNVGTWTWLSKAGPLTNADGSSQPRYYESIQLVPLGSTAGSTRVNLMARGSDGLSLYRYQSGTWQKSAVSPTFSDAQGWYQPQYYATITAWDATTVVARAANGLFTVTFAAGTGTGDNWGSWTGPTPGAASGVWTDGQGWNQAQYYSTITPLRGHGTQIIMAARVPGGIGTATRQPDGSWTANPIATGADSIWSQPMHHATAQSGDIDGDGADEFLVRGPDGMLTYPVDAATGRFLGPVSARVPALIDADWSDASRYGTIATAQLEKGKGRALLARGGHGMRTWRYDTTTKTFARYRPYGNFPALDATALTKLQGELGLSIPIRQTFTDPTRDNSSDTLNDYRTSIEKGCQGTPVRMNPSQYSSCAPPTGSGVSTETWTAVSNQLIAELYWASNVVDHFEAVNSLQWQLFDDEDGQLPATVAALNLDESSATRSLAPADDTSELEGIYSNEFKILSAFTALVPPIAFVLNFSSAALSLAAAATPRSSPDHAGGDRFAKTYNEILATMTTNQEELETQIASHRHDVLADYGLLATVGHLVGSQTWTLNQEAAVSAGRQAFQTWIYQKFVPVLWDYWDVKECRTWDQPIYVDLYNDPYTPACTLPQADAAVQVLNLVDGFYGLLPRQQMCSPSPHPIPQVWWWDCSFVGLSQAGYKDAVTVLFGPISDDCTYDGSGDDHAWDYSCNLGLSLSQVLDWDDISHHGCTWDTPDFPRNWDDNPGGECNGVQPQSLVAGAAHLRGRQAGQITMTLRQPVPKKFDLRGAEVYLEDVLHESEVGEELVNHRSDNDAFPVGTTVARGATADRAQFTIRPKQAKKKHGRQKTPTATVHGSLRIHQGQLEVRLRIDEAAFDQPQTCADDSLAHLNTHIVVSNAKKRQHAQFLAISPWTCVDPPGPRPVSQLTYGAQRGPIKAGR; this is encoded by the coding sequence GTGACCGGATGCCTCGCGCGGTGGCTCAGCCTGGTGATCAGTACGGCTTTGATCCTCGGATTGCTGGTCGCCACTTCGTCCGAAGCCGACGCCAAACCACGCAAGCCGAAACCTTCCACGCCGCCGCTGACTGCTACCCCGTTGACGTGTCCCAACTCCGATCCCGACCAGGACTATCTGTGCTCGATCGGGCCGACGTACACGCTGCCAGGGCTGACCGACCTGAACGGCTGGACCGAATCCGAGCGGAGCATCCTGTACGGCGACTTGGACGGCGACGGGGTCGACGAAATGGTGGCACGCGGACGTACCGGTCTGGAGGTCTACCGGTTCGACGCCACGTTCGGGCAGTGGAGCCAGGTGCGGATCGACACCACGATCCTGTCCGACCATGACGGCTGGGGAGACCCGATGTACGGCTCGACCATCCAGTTGGGCGACGTCGACGGCAACGGCAAGGCCGAGGTGGTCGCCCGCAGCGCGGCGGGTCTCGTGGTGGCCGCCTATGCCTGGGACCAGGCGACCAACGTCGGGACGTGGACCTGGCTGAGCAAGGCGGGCCCGCTGACCAACGCCGACGGTTCCAGTCAGCCGCGCTACTACGAGTCGATCCAGCTGGTGCCACTCGGCAGCACAGCCGGGTCGACTCGAGTCAACCTGATGGCCCGCGGGTCCGACGGGCTCAGCCTCTACCGCTATCAGAGCGGCACCTGGCAGAAGTCAGCTGTCAGCCCGACGTTCTCCGACGCCCAGGGCTGGTATCAGCCGCAGTACTACGCCACGATCACCGCCTGGGATGCCACGACAGTCGTCGCCCGCGCCGCGAACGGCCTGTTCACGGTCACGTTCGCCGCCGGCACCGGCACCGGTGACAACTGGGGCAGTTGGACTGGGCCGACGCCGGGCGCGGCGAGTGGTGTCTGGACCGACGGCCAAGGCTGGAACCAAGCCCAGTACTACTCCACCATCACTCCGCTCCGCGGTCACGGCACCCAGATCATCATGGCCGCTCGGGTGCCCGGGGGCATCGGCACGGCCACCCGGCAGCCCGATGGCAGCTGGACGGCCAACCCGATCGCCACCGGCGCCGACAGCATCTGGAGCCAGCCGATGCACCATGCCACCGCCCAGTCCGGCGACATCGACGGCGACGGTGCCGACGAGTTTCTCGTTCGTGGTCCGGACGGCATGCTCACCTACCCGGTCGACGCCGCCACCGGCAGATTCCTCGGTCCGGTGTCCGCACGAGTCCCGGCACTGATCGATGCGGACTGGTCCGACGCCTCCCGCTACGGCACCATCGCGACCGCCCAACTGGAGAAGGGCAAGGGCCGGGCGCTGCTGGCCCGCGGCGGCCACGGCATGCGGACTTGGCGATATGACACGACCACCAAGACCTTTGCCCGCTACCGTCCGTACGGCAATTTCCCCGCCCTCGATGCGACGGCGTTGACCAAGCTGCAGGGCGAACTCGGACTGTCCATTCCGATCCGGCAGACCTTCACCGACCCGACCCGTGACAACTCGTCGGACACGCTGAATGACTATCGGACCAGCATCGAGAAGGGGTGCCAAGGCACTCCGGTACGCATGAACCCGAGCCAGTACTCGAGCTGCGCTCCGCCGACCGGCTCTGGTGTCAGCACCGAGACCTGGACCGCCGTGTCGAACCAGCTGATCGCCGAGCTGTATTGGGCCAGCAATGTCGTCGACCACTTCGAGGCCGTCAACTCCCTGCAATGGCAACTCTTCGACGACGAGGACGGCCAGCTGCCGGCGACCGTCGCGGCGCTGAATCTCGACGAGTCATCGGCGACCCGCTCACTGGCGCCGGCCGACGACACCTCAGAGCTGGAGGGGATCTACAGCAACGAGTTCAAGATCTTGTCGGCATTCACCGCTCTGGTTCCACCCATCGCCTTCGTCCTGAACTTCAGCTCGGCGGCGCTGAGCCTCGCCGCGGCAGCCACACCGAGAAGCAGCCCGGACCATGCGGGCGGCGACCGGTTCGCCAAGACGTACAACGAAATCCTCGCGACCATGACGACGAACCAGGAGGAACTGGAGACCCAGATCGCCAGCCATCGCCACGATGTGCTCGCCGACTACGGACTGTTGGCCACGGTCGGGCACCTCGTGGGATCGCAGACCTGGACCCTGAACCAGGAGGCCGCCGTCAGTGCCGGCCGTCAGGCATTCCAGACCTGGATCTACCAGAAGTTCGTTCCCGTGCTGTGGGACTACTGGGACGTCAAGGAGTGTCGAACCTGGGACCAGCCGATCTATGTCGACCTCTACAACGATCCGTACACGCCGGCGTGCACGCTTCCGCAGGCCGACGCTGCCGTCCAGGTGCTCAACCTGGTGGACGGGTTCTACGGATTGCTTCCCCGCCAACAGATGTGCTCGCCGTCACCGCACCCAATCCCTCAGGTCTGGTGGTGGGACTGCAGTTTTGTCGGACTGAGCCAGGCTGGCTACAAGGATGCCGTCACGGTGCTCTTCGGCCCGATCAGCGACGACTGCACCTACGACGGCTCCGGCGACGACCACGCCTGGGACTACAGCTGCAACCTCGGCCTCAGCCTCTCCCAGGTGCTCGACTGGGACGATATCTCGCACCACGGATGCACCTGGGACACCCCCGACTTCCCGCGCAATTGGGACGACAATCCTGGCGGTGAGTGCAACGGTGTCCAGCCGCAGAGTCTGGTTGCCGGCGCCGCGCATCTGCGTGGTCGACAAGCCGGCCAGATCACCATGACCCTGCGACAACCCGTACCGAAGAAGTTCGACCTTCGCGGCGCTGAGGTCTACCTCGAAGACGTCCTGCACGAAAGCGAAGTCGGCGAAGAACTCGTCAACCACCGCAGCGACAACGACGCCTTCCCCGTGGGCACCACGGTGGCCCGCGGCGCCACGGCCGACCGCGCGCAGTTCACCATCAGACCGAAGCAGGCCAAGAAGAAGCACGGCCGGCAGAAGACCCCGACGGCGACCGTCCACGGCTCCCTCCGGATTCACCAGGGCCAGCTCGAGGTGAGGCTCCGGATCGACGAAGCCGCCTTCGATCAGCCGCAGACCTGTGCCGACGACAGCCTGGCCCACCTCAACACCCACATCGTGGTGTCCAACGCCAAGAAGCGCCAGCATGCCCAGTTCCTCGCGATCAGTCCGTGGACCTGCGTCGACCCGCCCGGACCACGGCCCGTGAGCCAGCTGACGTACGGCGCGCAGCGCGGACCGATCAAGGCCGGCCGATGA
- a CDS encoding TMEM175 family protein produces MTEGHAVAEMERRPVERLVFFTDAAVAIALTLLILPLMEDVGEATAHGADTYEYLADNVDPLISFVVSFVIIARYWRLHDTVFRHAEYELPGLFGLDMAWLLCIVFLPVATALVGSAAPDRVQYVLYIGTILAASLLLTVMVIRFRADPSSWKKGHELPASFVTGCRVASTLIAIALVITMIFPAIGYLSLVLLVLSGRLTKLVSRRRSTLDRSQTDGHASDGTT; encoded by the coding sequence ATGACCGAAGGGCACGCAGTGGCAGAGATGGAACGACGACCGGTCGAACGGCTCGTCTTCTTTACCGACGCCGCCGTGGCGATCGCCCTGACCTTGCTCATCCTGCCGCTGATGGAGGACGTCGGCGAGGCCACGGCGCACGGTGCGGACACCTACGAGTACCTCGCCGACAACGTCGATCCGCTGATCAGCTTCGTGGTCAGCTTCGTCATCATCGCGCGCTACTGGCGGCTGCATGACACCGTGTTCCGGCACGCCGAGTACGAGCTACCAGGGCTGTTCGGCCTCGACATGGCCTGGCTGCTGTGCATCGTGTTCCTGCCGGTCGCCACCGCACTCGTCGGTTCCGCGGCCCCCGACCGGGTGCAGTACGTCCTCTACATCGGCACCATCCTGGCAGCCAGCCTGTTGCTGACCGTGATGGTGATCCGTTTCCGTGCCGATCCGAGCTCCTGGAAGAAGGGTCACGAGCTCCCCGCGTCGTTCGTCACCGGCTGCCGAGTCGCCTCGACCCTGATCGCCATAGCCCTGGTCATCACGATGATCTTTCCGGCGATCGGCTATCTGTCACTGGTGCTGCTGGTGCTCTCCGGCCGGCTCACCAAACTGGTCTCTCGACGCCGATCCACCCTCGACCGGTCCCAGACCGATGGACACGCGAGCGACGGCACCACCTGA